Proteins from a genomic interval of Motacilla alba alba isolate MOTALB_02 chromosome 11, Motacilla_alba_V1.0_pri, whole genome shotgun sequence:
- the CTRL gene encoding chymotrypsin-like protease CTRL-1: protein MAFLWVVACLALASTVSGCGVPAISPSVAYSERIVNGQNAVPGSWPWQVSLQTTTGSHFCGGSLINQYWVVTAAHCNFNPRAHVVVLGEYSLASNAEPVQVKTVSRAITNPGWNPNTMNNDITLLRLSTPAQLGSRVSPICLAPANLVLPYNARAVTTGWGRTNPNSQALATVLQQVTVPLISQSQCMQYWGNRITNAMICAGGAGATSCQGDSGGPLVYQTGNGWTLIGIVSWGTSNCNINTPAMYTRVSQFRNWIDTVVAQG, encoded by the exons ATGGCATTCCTGTGGGTAGTTGCCTGCCTGGCCCTTGCCAGCACCGTCTCAG gctgcGGGGTGCCCGCCATCAGTCCCTCGGTGGCCTACAGCGAGAGGATTGTCAATGGGCAGAACGCTGTGCCCGGCTCATGGCcctggcaggtgtccctgcag acCACCACAGGATCCCACTTCTGCGGCGGCTCCTTGATCAACCAGTACTGGGTCGTCACAGCTGCCCACTGCAACTTCAA CCCACGTGCCCACGTTGTCGTCCTCGGGGAGTACAGCCTTGCTTCCAACGCCGAGCCCGTTCAAGTCAAAACTGTGTCCAGG gCCATCACCAACCCCGGCTGGAACCCCAACACCATGAACAACGACATCACCCTGCTGAGGCTGTCCACGCCCGCCCAGCTGGGATCCCGCGTGTCCCCCATCTGCCTGGCCCCTGCCAACCTGGTTCTGCCCTACAACGCCCGGGCTGTCACCACCGGCTGGGGACGCACCAACCCCAACT CCCAAGCCTTGGCCACAGTCCTGCAGCAGGTGACCGTGCCCCTGATCTCCCAGAGCCAGTGCATGCAGTACTGGGGCAACCGCATCACCAACGCCATGATCTGTGCTGGTGGGGctggtgccacctcctgccag GGTGACTCTGGTGGACCTCTGGTGTACCAGACTGGGAATGGCTGGACCCTGATTGGCATTGTCTCCTGGGGAACCTCCAACTGCAACATCAACACGCCGGCCATGTACACCCGTGTCAGCCAGTTCCGTAACTGGATCGACACCGTCGTTGCTCAGGGGTAA